The following proteins come from a genomic window of Macrobrachium nipponense isolate FS-2020 chromosome 32, ASM1510439v2, whole genome shotgun sequence:
- the LOC135207440 gene encoding soluble lamin-associated protein of 75 kDa-like — translation MSTTALSLPADSEVYESITNIAVWLQTHSHSGPQQTPEEITAEDLAVAVPGECLFPELWAENEEATHEEEKGILVYTDSREDKYIWLKGDWHPLERVLSITSPKAGWVRNFSCLGERLLVLVLTQLDYAAREAEAEVPYGCCPLVDPTYLLWHHHRPAGMCSLKRKGTSIWGGEDVYACDTLDTMYVRPCARRQGHSLALLRTLAAALPPGDHLGLSHPVSLSMCKVLLKFIQVYPELRDALWTLDEDGEVSGTVSLMLGSLLMRGALIGAGTNNRSQPMEETQQPMDQVDQPMEQTSLQQNDEAPNSQKQIQEDEGEQSPCDNVEVEKDGEEKPVTPSFTQSFSQSYQESMLFCPAGSVWVSLHNVLSRPPTGPKEKVSKDLWAISRR, via the exons ATGAGCACCACAGCCTTATCATTGCCTgcagattctgaagtttatgaaAGCATTACGAACATTGCCGTATGGTTACAGACTCACAGCCATTCAGGGCCCCA ACAAACACCAGAAGAAATAACTGCTGAAGACTTGGCTGTTGCCGTGCCAGGGGAATGTCTTTTCCCCGAACTCTGGGCTGAAAATGAGGAAGCTACACATGAAGAAGAAAAGGGCATCCTTGTTTACACTGATAGTCGTGAAG ATAAATACATATGGCTCAAAGGAGATTGGCATCCATTAGAAAGAGTATTAAGTATCACTTCGCCAAAGGCAGGATGGGTTCGG AACTTTTCGTGCCTGGGTGAGCGTCTCCTGGTGCTTGTGCTGACGCAGTTGGACTATGCTGCTCGCGAGGCAGAGGCTGAAGTGCCCTATGGCTGCTGTCCTCTTGTAGACCCCACCTATCTCCTCTGGCATCACCACCGCCCAGCTGGCATGTGCTCGCTCAAACGCAAGG GTACAAGCATATGGGGAGGAGAAGACGTATATGCTTGTGATACATTAGATACAATGTATGTGAGGCCTTGCGCGAGACGACAGGGCCACTCTTTGGCCTTGTTACGTACTTTGGCTGCAGCATTGCCTCCTGGTGACCACCTTGGGTTGTCCCACCCAGTGTCCTTAAGTATGTGTAAAG TACTTCTCAAATTCATTCAAGTTTATCCAGAACTCCGCGATGCGTTATGGACTTTAGATGAAGATGGTGAAGTCTCTGGCACAGTTAGTTTGATGCTTGGGTCTCTTTTGATGCGTGGTGCTTTAATTGGAGCTGGCACAAATAATCGTTCTCAGCCCATGGAGGAAACACAGCAGCCTATGGATCAGGTTGATCAACCAATGGAGCAAACTTCACTTCAGCAAAATGATGAAGCACCAAATTCACAAAAGCAGATCCAAGAGGACGAGGGCGAGCAGAGTCCATGTGATAAC gtagaggtagaaaaagatggtgaagagaagccagtcactcccTCATTCACGCagtcattctcccagtcataccaggaatcgatgctgttctgccctGCCGGGTCCgtctgggtaagcttacacaacgtgttgagcaggcCACcaacaggtcccaaggaaaaagtatccaaggacttgtgggcaatatcccgaaggtag